From the Pseudomonas monsensis genome, the window GAATTGCGCAAAAGGCGTGGGCAGCTTGGAAGCGGCGACAAAGACGACAGGCACCGGTGTGCTCCTGATCTGAAGAGTCTGAAAATTCGCAGGCGGGCATTGTAACAGCAGGTTCCTGCAGACGCTTAGGCTGAATTATCGGGCATAACGATCAAAAAGGTTGATAACACCGCCCCCAACATTTCTTTACCTGTGGGAGCTGGCTTGCCAGCGATGGCGTATCTGCCGCCATTGTGGTTACTGAGCCAACGCTATCGCTGGCAAGCCAGCTCCGACAAAACTCTTTATCAGCCGGTCAATCGCGTTCAATTTGCCTCGAACGGATACGGCTGCTTCCACTTCTCGAAAATCGGTTTCAGCTCACCACTGTTCACCAACTGCTCCATGCGCCTGTCGAACAGTGCCAGCAACGTGCGCGCCTGCGGCGTGTCGGCGAAGCACAGGTACAGCGGCAACTCGGCGATGTGGGTCTTGCGAAACTGCGCCGGATCCCTGGCCCGGCCAAGCACGTAATCGATTTCGGTCAGTGCGTCGATGTAGTAGTCGGCGCGGTTGTGGGTGAGCATCGACAGGATGCCGGTACGCCGGATGACTTCATTGTAGTTGCGCACATTGGGCAGGTATTTCTGATAGTCATAACCACGCACCCAGGCCAGTCGATAGCTGCCGAGTGTCTCGGGGGTCGGCGGCGGGTTGCTCGCAAGCCCCAGGGCATAGATGTGGTCGGTATCAAAATTCCAG encodes:
- a CDS encoding substrate-binding periplasmic protein, whose protein sequence is MARRWLALVFLILLGTVASAQEAAHAPSVIHLASEDWEDYTAADGHGLGWDVLRKVFEPAGVKLDIRSEPYTRSVGLAERGEVDACVGSYHDEASDLLYPRWNFDTDHIYALGLASNPPPTPETLGSYRLAWVRGYDYQKYLPNVRNYNEVIRRTGILSMLTHNRADYYIDALTEIDYVLGRARDPAQFRKTHIAELPLYLCFADTPQARTLLALFDRRMEQLVNSGELKPIFEKWKQPYPFEAN